A window of Vidua macroura isolate BioBank_ID:100142 chromosome 4, ASM2450914v1, whole genome shotgun sequence genomic DNA:
agccctgtccagcctggccttggacacttccagggtttccaggggcagccacagcttctctgggcaacatcACCACTCTCACACCCATAAAtctcctaatatccagcctaaatttctcctctttcagttGTACCCATTaatccttgtcctgtcactccagtttCTGGCACAGATTCCCTCTAGGCTCTTTCAGATCCTGGAAAGTTTCATCTCCAGATCTGATTTATTAACTCAGGGTGTTAATCCTGAGGTGTTCTCTGTGGCTCAGTGTCGCTCTTGGGCTCTGCGTGAAAAAGTGGAAcagggtgaggagcagcaggagttgTTAGAGTGGGGGATGGTTTTGGTGGAAGAGTGGGCAgatcccagcagctgcttccttcTCTGGCCCTTTTGGATGAGGGGGGCAGGGCTGGTTGTGGGGGTTTCCCCCAGCACTGGGTGGGCAGTTTTGGGAGGTGCATGGagggtgctgagggagctttgtGGTGGTGCTTGGGTAGTTgtgggctgtccctgctctcctgtAAAATTCTTTGTGTGGGGGGTTCCTGAGTCAGCAGGCTCTGGGTGGCTCCTGTGTCCTGCACAGCCATTGATTTACCCCTGGCCTGGAGAGGGGGGACTCTGGAAGCAGAGTGTGTCCTGCCAAGTGTGTCAGGGACTGCTGGAGAGAACACTGGGGACACGGGCAGCTGGGAGTGCATGTGTCTGGCAGGCAGGGCACAGTCTGAACTGATGATTTGGAATCCCATTTCCTGTGGAactggggctggaggaggggcTGAGGCCTGGCAGTAGCATGTTCTCAGCCACCGGTGCTGTCAACACAGGTCACTCTCAGTCCCAGAGGGGTTTTTGCTAATGAGCAGGAAATTTGTCACCTCTGCCACCTGGGAAGGTTGgcctggaggggcaggagggcgTGGAAGGGGTGGGCAGGGCGGCGTCTCCTCCTcactcctgctctccctgcagcctgccctgAGCGGTGCCCCAGGGTTCATCTGCTGGTCCCGGGGATTCATGGAGCTGGGAGTGACAGGCAGCCGTGCGGAGCTGGTGGATTCCCTGAAGGAATACTCGGCCCACCAAGGGAAcccaccactgctgctgttcccagagGAGGCGGCCACCAAcggcagggccgggctgctcCGCTTCAGGTGAGGGAGTGGGAATTCTCCCAGCAGGGGAGCAGGAGTTCCTGTGGCAGGGTGGctgggaacagctctgctgtaTTGTGACAAAATGGCTTCAGGTGGCTCCGGGATCATTCACTGCAGAATtcctcccttccagctcctggcccttcTCCATCCTGGATGAGGTCCAGCCTGTTGCCCTGCAGGTCCGGAGGCCGTTGGTGGCTGTGGTGAGtggtgggcacagggacaggctgtggggtgggtacagcttttctttctgctttggaGCCTGTGGTGTGGCCTGGCATCGTGTCCTGGCACCCTGGAACCAGCTGCTCAGGGCTAACACAGTTCCCAGTGCCTTTCCTGGGAGTTTGGCCAGTCAGGACTCCCCTGGTTACATTGGCCACTCTGACAGCTGTTTGGTGGCCCAGCTGGCTGTTCACTCTGCCTCTGATTCCATGGCCAGTGCAGTCTGCTTTGCTCTTGGTGAGTTCTGTGCTGTGAAagaccagctgcaggcagtccTCGTGCCAAAGGTCATGGAGAGCTCTGGAGGCTCCTGAGCTGGTGCccctggcacagacacaggacatggtgcaggagcagccccacacAAGGATAAAGTCCATGGGGGCAATGGCAGCACTGCCAAAGGCATTGCAGGGAAAGTCCTCTCAGCGAGGCTTTGttgaatttcttatttttgatatttattatttatgatCTGGTGACCACAAAGAGCTGCCAGTCATGGCTGTCACTCGTGGTTCTGGTGTTTCTGTGGGACACAGCAGAGGAACCCCTGGCAGGGTGAGGAGTCACCTGGATGtgtgcagggatgggaactgcagaaatatttggcAGAACTTTGGTCACCCCTGGCAGGCCAGGGGTGTTGAGGCAGGCCACAAGCGTAGGTGAAGATGCAATTTTCAAGCAGTAAGTTACATTTTTAATGACTCCTCCAGAGAAGTGAGAGAGTTCTTCTGTTCTGGGCAGTTTATAAGGAATATCTTATgcttttgtgggtttggttCCTTTGAGAAATTCTGAGATGTGACaagctgtgtgtctgtgtgtctctgtaTCCCTTCCCTCATGCATGTCAGGGAGAACAGCAGGTCTGTGTGGAGGTGCTGGTTACAGTCACTTCTTGGCTCAAATTTTACCTTCAGAGTCTGAGCAGGACTTTGTGCTTCCTGCACATTGGTTGAGTAAATCCTGGTGGATTTCTGGGGTGATTTTAAACCATCAGAAACTGGAAGGATTGGAGATGTGATATTTTGAATAGATTGATTGTTTTATAGAAAGTTTTCTTATATAATTGTGTAATGTATATTGGGCACTGGGTTGGGCCAAACACCAAATTTGGGGTTAAGAGAGAATTTTCTCCAGCTCCAGTTGCATGGAGGGTGTTGTTCTGTGGCACAGGCAGTGTGACTGAAATCTGGATGTGAGAATCACTCCAGGCATTTGTGTTTAGGGTTCTGAGGATCTGTTTATCCAGATGAGGCTTCTCTGTTCATCTTGTGTGTGAGCTTTCAGGGCTTTTCTCATTTACAGCTCCTCTTCCCAGGCTGTGGGATAAACCAGGCACGAGCCTGtctgagaatcacagaattgttcaGAAAATCCCTCTGGGCCCATCAAGTCCCCACCATTCCACAACAatgccaaggccaccactgaccatgtccccaagtgccacatccacagggctgtTAAACCCCCCAGAGATGGGgacttccccctgccctgggcagctgtgccagagctggacagccctttcaaggaggaattttcccaatatccaacctcaACCTCCCCTGGATTGAGGCTGTTTCATCTTttgctgttccctgggagagCTTACAGGAGTTGGGACATCACAGAGAGGCTGTTGCCACCAGAATGAGGGAGGATTGTTCATGGTTCTGAGGAAGCATTAGTAGGTTTCAGGCATTTTTGTAGCTTTCTGAAGGGACAGACTAGTAAGGAATGGGGGAGATACTGAGGGAAAGTCTTGCTGCTGTCTTAGTGGGAGGAAAGTGAAAACTGGTGATGACCATTGAGGGTGAAGCTGTCCTGGGGCTTGCCCTGCTTGCACTGGCTTTGCTGTTCCCCCTTTCCCAAtcctccagccacagctcaggTGTGCTCTGCCCACCTCCTTCCCCAGTGGCACCTGGACCAGCTGCTGTTCCATGGGTGGGCTCTCACTGTGCTCTCTTCCCCAGAGTGTGGCTGACTCCTCCTggatcacagagctgctctggaccTTCTTCGTTCCCTTCACAGTTTATCAAGTAAGGTACTACGTCTCTCTCTTCCGTTTGGGGCAGGGttgagggtgggcagggctgtggtgtcaCCGTGGCACTGAGAGCTCTTCCCTGggtgcctcagcagggctgggctcggCACCATCTGTGCCTGGCTGTGACCAGCTTCTGATGTGGAGAGGGCTCCTGGTTCCTgttggggaaggagaggagtcTCAGTCATTCCAGGTGTTTAGTGCAAGTTTCCAGGTGGTCTGCAGTGATTctctccagggctgctcagctcccagtgtctctgtctctccctATAATCCCTTGGGAGCGGGGTGGTGCAGACCCCTGCCCAAAGCCTGGGTGAGCCCAAGCTGGCTGAGTAGCTTTGCTGTAATGAGGGCAGTGGAAGGGACTGGGAATCAAATGTAGGGCTTGGTGTATTTCAGCCTTTCCCTGGTTTTGTCTGCCTGAATTCTGGGTGACCTGTTTCCTACTTCCATGTAAATGACCACGGATCTTCATTAAGACCTTTCTGGGAACTGCAGATCCCTCGTGTTACATTTGAGCTCCAGTGAGCCAGTTCTGTCTTGTGCCATGTCCTGGATTTGGGAGTGGGTGTTGggctttgctgctcctgtggggtGAGCAGGGAGCGTGGAGGTGGGGATGGCATGGCTGGCCCTggcagggtgtccccagggctgctcccagcagggctggctccatGTGCTGTTGTCCCCACTCAGGTGGATGCCGTCTGTCCCCAGACGAGCGGACGAGCGGAGTGAGGACTTTGCGCTCCGAGTTCAGGAGGTAGGAAGGTGGTGTGGGAGAGGGAGCAGTGGCACTGCTGAACTTCAGGGTGGGCacagaggagagcagggtgCAGGCAGAGTTGCAGAGGGCATTTCTGGATGGGTGTGTGTGATGGGAACTCTGGTAcattgttggttttttgggtttttttttttgttaaggttgGGACTGAAAGTGTTTGAGATGGTATTTTGTGTTTagacttagattttttttataagtaGTGAGTTTTGTAGTATTTTATTAGATATAAAATggttatgtatttatttttatgagttttttaagaaaaaactaACTAAGAAATtatacttaaattatttttatttttaacttaataatTAACTACATGTGTTTtgtaatgtggatttttttggtataattataaaatactaCTTAAActtatgaagaagaaggactagTTTATGTTCTAAAACTTTtgttatatatattacatatattgtatatattgtattctaaaaccttaaactctTTTTTACTACGTGGTATTACACAGTTCTAATCAAACTACACACTCATAATCTTAGTTctcttatttaattttaaaacctttttctacggcctcaggtcaaatgcagtgttctcttagGGGTTAgagtctgtcagcacagaaagtctaaaattctcagcatcttGGACTCCAACAGTACATGTTTATTGCCTCTTGCAAGAACTCAGTTATTTCATGGCCTGTTTGCCACCCCACATTGAGCCTTTCTGCAGTTGTCAGGACTCTTCCCATTGAGTTCAAACCTTTCACTCCCTTTTTCTAACGCCACAAATCATACAAAGCAGTTGTTTCCCCACTCTGCCCATATGTGCTGGGTACTTCACAGCTCCAGACATCTCACATCTCCTTGTCAGCCTGTTTTGGCAGGATGATATTGCTATTCCTGGTCTTTCTTGTGCTCTCTGCAACACTGAAATGCATTCCTGAGGCCCTGGAGAAATCAGTTCTTGCCCTCTTGCCCTCACCATGGCTCCATGTACCCCTGCCAtgctccccagcctggaggggctgcctgggctgtgtgtgttgtgtgtttTAATGTGGGACTCCTCTGCATTCCCCAGCTCTTGGCCATGGAGCTGGGTGTGGTATCCACACGGATCACCGCTGCCGACAGGACCGAGCACATGAAGAGGCTGAGGCACACGGCACGGCTGCCCTTTGCCCCAGGTGGGGATCCTGGGGGGTCCTGGCTATGGAACCTCTGCTTTTTGGGGGGGATCTCTGTCTGTTCTCAGTGATAGACCACCCACTTTTACTCCCTCACCCCGTGCCCACTGTCCTTTCTCCTGCAGCCTTGAGCCAGCGCCCGGCAGCCCGGCCCAGGGTGCCCCCCAGCCTGCCCGGGGGTGCTCCTGAGGACGTGAGGGTCATGGCCATGGCACAGCAGGTCAAGGAGGTGCTGCCTCACGTGCCCTTGGAGGTCATCAGGACAGACCTGGGTGAGCAGGgactgggctggcagcagggacgTGGGAGCACCTTCTGTGTGGTGTGAAAGAGGAAAACTTGTCCCCGCTGCACTGGTACACATTGGCAGCCAGGATGGAGTGTCCTGCTCTCTAACAGGTTCTTTTGTCCCCACAGTCCAAACCAACTGTGTGGACACCACCATTGCCAACTTGCTGGAGGGGAGAGTTCCCTTCTTCCCTGAGAGTAAAGAGGCTGGAGACCTGCCTGCCCCATCTAcctcccaggctgcagctgcttctggcatCCAGGGCTCTGTGGCTGCGCCTTCTTCCAAGGTACTTTGTGGTtgtgtctccctgctctggtggCTCGTGTTCAGGACTAGCCAGGGGCTAGTGGAGCACCAGCCTGGCATGCCAGGTCCTTCCAGAGCCACCAAGGAGGCCCCTGCTTCATCTGTCTCCTGATGGCTCCCGTGCTTTCTCTTCTAGCCGGCTCCAAAGCAGTTTGCAAAGTCCCCCGTGGAGCGTCACCTGTCCTTGCAGGAGAGGAAACGAGCCTTGTACGACTACGCCAGGAGGTGAGAGCCCCCCACACCTCCCCGTGCCAGGGCCACACAAAATCTCCCCCTGCCCAAGCCCCCagatcccagccccagcagcgccCGAGGTGCCCCAGGCACTGGGCTTTCCGTGTCTGGCTGGTGGGAGCCCCCGTGGGACTGGGTTTCTCTGGGGTGCCACTGGCACCGTGGCACCCTTGGTGTGAGCAGGACATTCCTGTTTGGCACCAGGGACAGCTCCATTAATCCTTCTTGGCGTGAGGGCGCAGGGAGAGAGTTTGATCTCTGTGCAGGGTTTTCACAAGGCAAATCCTGGCACAAGAGGCCAGTTGTGGTGTGTGGGTCTTGGTTTGGGAAGATACAGAAAATTGAGGATGTGTTTGAGGGGAAGTTGAGTGTGCCTGGGCTTGTTGGGCACTGGATGGCTGGGGTGGTGCTGAGGGAACCATCCTGTAGGGAAACCCTGACTGGCACACCTGGCTGGTTTctgctggggcacagggatCCTGTGTGTTTTCTTGGGGGACCATGAGCTGCtatgggcagccctggcagcccctcaCTGCCCTTGCTTGGTCCATGGGGATTGTCCCCAGCAGGGacttgtccctgtgtccctcccagagcagctcctgttgCCTTCACCTGTTCCCCTGGGCTCCGGGTGAGCTTGGAACGAAACGGATCCGAGCAGAGCCggcgtgcagccagggagagcctgccctgggctgctgcagtgtcCCCTCGGTCCCTCGGAGCTGCTTCCTGGCCAGGCGGGCGATCCCCGGGTGGGCTCGCGGGAGGCCCCTCGGCTGGTCCCAGCCCCGCGGTGTCTGAGGCCGCTCTCTCCCGCAGGCGGTTCGCTGAGAAGCACGGCGCGGCAAGGGCCGGCGGCAGCCCCTGACCGGGCCGGACCGGGCCGGTGGCAACCCCTGACCGGAGctccgggccgggccgggccggtgGCAACCCCTGACCAGAGctccgggccgggccgggccggtgGCACCGGGAGCGCGCGGGCCCCGCGCGGGCGGGACGGgacgggcggggcgggggcgccccctggcggcggAAATAAACGGCGGCAGCGTCCGGCGCGGCTCGGGCTGTGCGGGCACCGGGGCGAGGGGCGGGGCCATCGGGAccgggggcggggccagcgggacagggggcggggccgggccggctccGTGCGGGTCTGCACGCGCCGCAGCCGACGCCTGCTCGCGCGCCGCACGTAGGCGCCGCTTAAAGAGGCAacgcggcggggccgccgcggccGGGCGAGCTGCGGCTCGCGGGCCCCAGCGGGAGGAGCCAGCGCCCCTTTAAGAGACCGGCGCCCGGTGCCGGTGGTTTTATTTACATGGGGGCTCGCGGGCGTCACGTGACTGTCAGCGGCGGGGGCTGCGCGCGGAGCACCCGCGGGGCCATGGCGGGAGCCGGCGACGACGGTCCGGGGGGAACCGGGGCACCGGGGCGGGATCGGGGCCACGGGAGACCCGGGCGGGCCGGGGAACCGGGGCTTTCGGGGCACCGGGGGGTTTGGGACAATGGGAAGCCCGGGCGGGTCTGGGCACCGCGGCGTTCGGGACAGTGGGGAGCCCGGGGGCGAAGGGGTTGACGTGCCCACGTGGGGGTCTGGGTCACCGGGAGCCCCGGGTGGTTGGTGTGCACTGTGGGTGGGGGGCCCAGGGAGCGCGGGGATCCCGGGCAGGCTGGCGTGCACCGGGGGTTGGGTCAGTGGGGGCACCAGGGGGCTGATGAGCACCGCGGGGGCAGAGGCAGATGTGGATCCCcggagagcagccctggggtgcACAGGACGTCCCGGCTCAGGGACTGCAGCTGGGTCTGCGGGCAGGGGTGCGGGGTGTGCCGGGGAGGGCTGCCGGCCGGGATGGGATGGAGTGCAGGGGTGGGCCCGGGGCAGCGCAGGGGCTGACAGCCCCCCCAGGCTCCTGGGTGGAGCTGCGGTGTGgctcaggctgcccagagcccgAGCCGGCGCCTTCGCCGTTCTCCTGCCACGCCGACGTGGAGCGGATGCTGCTGGAGGCCCAGCTGGAGACAGAGAGCAGTGACGGGTGAGTCCCGAGTGGGAAGCCAGGCTccagagccctgctgagctgtggctggcaCTGGGGGCCACAGGCTGGGCTCAGTGACTGAGGGTTTCTGTTTGCAGGGCCCTGCTCGTGCTGGGCTCCCCAGCCTGGGATGACGACGGAGCCAGCCACGGGAGCGATCAGCCAGGGGAGAGTGAGGTgctgcctgcccacagccagccccagccgGGCTGCCCCTACCCCCGGCAGGTgagggagctgcccctgccacaccctgctgtgcccccaggccctgctctgacCTGCCCCGTGTCTCCTTCCAGAGGGATGTGCCAGAGGAAGCCAAGTGGAGGCAGCGACGCCTGACAGCgtccctgggctgggcctgtACCCGCTGCCCTCGGTACCTGTCTCCAGAGTAAGTCCTGTGTCCCACCAGCACATCCTGCTGAtccccatcctgctgtcccTCCGTCCCTGTTAACCATGAacttttcccagggaatttgCCTTTGTGTGCTCCCCCCAGCCAGTGCTGTGGAGCCTGCAGGGAGGTGCAGtggggaggaagaagaaactgttcagttcagagctgctgctgctcttcatcCCCTCGCTCCTGCTCAGCCACCTGCTGACCCTGGGGCTGGGGTGAGTGTCTGTGGGTCTCAccgtggggctgggggaggagggaacaCCCCTGAATTTGGGCTGCTCATCCTTGGGTGCTGTCGTgcaccacagctcccagcagccgCAGCGGTCTGCCGCCATCTCCccttgctcctggcttgctgGGGCCCAGCACCCTGTACCAGTGCCTCACAGTCACTCTCTCCAATCCAGGATCTACATTGGGAAGCGCCTGGCAGCCTCCTCGGCCAGCCCTctgtgaggagctgggcaggcagcacccGCTGCTCCGTTGGGAACGCGGGGAGAGCCCGGCCCCAGCGCAGCCTGACCGCTCCCAGGCCCTGTGCTTGTGGCACGAGGCGCCTTCTCCCCGTGTctgtccctcagccctgcctcGGGAGCTGATCCCACTCTCCCCGTAGAACGGAACCCTCtgatggcagctcccagctgcaggcagcccctgccctccccagcccccggTTACGGGTCCAGGTCCCCCTGTAACAGACTGTAAATACAACTGAGCCCACCTGAATAAagagccctgtgccagctcagggGTTGAGCAGCGAGTCCCCTCCCTGTGTCTGGGAGCACAGCCTGGCTTGGGAAGTGACCATTGGGCTCCCTGGGGCCTTTCCCTGCCGCAGGAGGGCGAGTCCCTGTGCTTTGGGGTGGTGCCAGCTGGGGATGAGCCCCTGGGTGTGCTGTGGGCAAGCaggggtgggtgctggggctcACATGGGTGCTCAGCCCCACGCAGGTGCCCGGCTGACGTGTTTGCCCTTTATTAGCCATGGCTGCAGTGCAGAGGTGGGAGCTGAGCGTGGCATGGCCAGTCAGGGCAGTGACACCTGCCTGGTGCAGGTGTGGGCAGGAGAGGTGTCAGAGGGcaaggctgccagggcctgtgTACACACCTGGCTGGCTCCTGTGCAGTTCAGGTCAGGAATGggtcctggtgctgcaggatggCTGGGCAGCCAAGGGATGGGAGCTGTCCCACGAGTGGGGAACGGGAATCACACAGAAATGCCACTGGGGAAGTCACTGGCTCCCTGCCACTGGCACAGACCGTGGGCAGCTCAGGTGGAGGGAGGGATGTCCTCATGGCTGGGAGGGGCTGCATGTGTGGGAGCTCAGCGT
This region includes:
- the LOC128806303 gene encoding BCL2/adenovirus E1B 19 kDa protein-interacting protein 3-like is translated as MGARGRHVTVSGGGCARSTRGAMAGAGDDGSWVELRCGSGCPEPEPAPSPFSCHADVERMLLEAQLETESSDGALLVLGSPAWDDDGASHGSDQPGESEVLPAHSQPQPGCPYPRQRDVPEEAKWRQRRLTASLGWACTRCPRYLSPEEFAFVCSPQPVLWSLQGGAVGRKKKLFSSELLLLFIPSLLLSHLLTLGLGIYIGKRLAASSASPL
- the AUP1 gene encoding lipid droplet-regulating VLDL assembly factor AUP1 → MEPPAAPGPERLFDSHRFPTDGFLLLALLLYAPVGLCLLVLRVFIGVHVFLVSCALPDSVVRRFIVRVMCSVLGLLVRQSDPRLRGAGARVFIANHVTPFDHNVVSLLTSCNTPALSGAPGFICWSRGFMELGVTGSRAELVDSLKEYSAHQGNPPLLLFPEEAATNGRAGLLRFSSWPFSILDEVQPVALQVRRPLVAVSVADSSWITELLWTFFVPFTVYQVRWMPSVPRRADERSEDFALRVQELLAMELGVVSTRITAADRTEHMKRLRHTARLPFAPALSQRPAARPRVPPSLPGGAPEDVRVMAMAQQVKEVLPHVPLEVIRTDLVQTNCVDTTIANLLEGRVPFFPESKEAGDLPAPSTSQAAAASGIQGSVAAPSSKPAPKQFAKSPVERHLSLQERKRALYDYARRRFAEKHGAARAGGSP